The window AACTACAATCAACGTGTAACCTGCTGTTGCCGGTTATGGACCAGATTGGACCGGATCTTCCGGTTATCTGGAGGAGGCTACGTTAGAGGACCTGTATATATAAAGGCCGCTCCATGGCCTTGCGAGTCACCAGCAAGAAAGGGGCGATCGAGTTTAGTTTTGTAAGCACTAGGGCCCAAACGCAAAACtaaattccaaaaaaaaatgccgATCATGAGAATCGCCATTGGAAACCCGGCCGAAGTCGGCCAAGCTGATGCTCTCAAAGCAGCGCTGGCTGAGTTCATTTCCGTGCTCATCTTCGTCTTTGCTGGCGAAGGCTCGGGGATGGCTTTCAGTAAGAGCTTGACCCAACTACTGTGGTTAAATTTATGCTAGAAAATAGTaaagttttattttatctaaTGAACATTGGATTGAAAATGGTTTCAGAATGTCTAATAATTCGTTTCTTGGCAGACAAGCTCACTGATAACGGATCGACGACGCCGGCCGGCCTTGTGCAAGCATCGCTAGCCCACGGTTTCGCACTGTTTGTGGCAGTTGCTATTGCTGCAAACATTTCCGGTGGACATGTCAACCCTGCTGTCACATTCGGCGCCTTCGTCGGTGGACATATTACTTTGGCTAGAAGTTTCATGTACTGGATCGCTCAGTTGCTCGGGTCCGTGGTTGCTTGCCTGCTTCTTAAGTTCTCAACCGGTGGATTGGTAAGTTATGACCTCAATATCTCTATGTTAATCTATTCAaaatgtgaatatatataaaagtttcaCTAACATCTTGCAGTTGAGGAAATTTTAGCACTTTCATCTCACTCGTCGATGCTTATGATGATTGATGCAGGAAACTTCAGCTTTCTCCCTGAGCTCCGGAGTCAGCGCATGGAACGCACTGGTATTTGAGATCGTGATGACTTTCGGTTTGGTGTACACGGTCTACGCCACTGCCCTGGACCCCAAGAAGGGCAACATCGGGATCATTGCCCCAATGGCGATCGGCTTCACTGTGGGTGCCAACATCTTGGCTGGTGGAGCCTTCGATGGCGCTTCCATGAACCCCGCTGTCTCTTTCGGGCCAGCTGTGGTGAGCTGGTCGTGGGACAACCACTGGGTGTACTGGCTCGGCCCGTTCGTCGGTGCTGGAATCGCAGCCACCGTCTACGAGCTCTTCTTCATTAACCAGACACATGAACAGGTCCCTTCCAGTGAGTTCTAAagtgaagtgatcaagaaagaAAACGAAGATCTCTCTCGCTGTGTTTTTCAGCTGGAGAGATGAAAATTGTGTGAAATTTGGGTGTTGATGTCTGGTCTGGTTTTCATTTTCGGGTGGCCTCgtgggtttttctttttctttgtaatGTATCAATCTCTCTGTTATTATTGTCAATCAATTGTCTTCAATGAATCAgtccttttccatttttggTCAATCATGTCTCTCtttatttctctcttctaCCAATTTTATCAAATCGAAAACCCTTAATGAGCAGAGTAAATGATAGAAAGTTATATAGCGTTTGATAACAAAGttgaatttgatttaatttaattgatttgaaaagatgaaaataaaagtaattgagaaaagtatgtgagacaatttgaaggaaaaagtgttaaaattaaggaaaaaatattaaatagttaagagaatagtagtaaaaaaatcaatttaaataatagataagaaaatgtataagaaaaaatttgaaaaaatagattaaaaagtaatgattgtattattaaattgtataaaaagtaacattaagttaaattaattaaaattaaactttcaaagaaaaaggagaaaaagaatagaaaGTTATAggcaaaaattcaaaaaagttTACGCTATCCTATAATGTCAAATTCTTTTGAAGATGTTCTTACttttggtgaaattatttttttgagtgTGAACCATAATATTGGGAAGTCTAATGAGACCCGATTAATCTAAAAGTAATTGTGGTTAAGTAGTACTAAATTGTGGTGAAATTACTAGGCTAAGCAGTAGTAATTGTGGCTGGATGAGAGAATCTTACTAGGTGGAGACAAACACAAGGgccccacttttttttttggtgtggtTGGATGAGAGAATCTTAATAGGTGGAGACAAAGACAAGCGCcccactttttttcttttttccttttaaacgTCAACCGTGATAATCGAAATTTAATTGAATCCCGATTAATTCAATCGAACTCCGTCGATCTGCTAAAGAGTAAAGCTTTCTCATCATGGATTGAAATAACCCACTTTGGTGACAGGTGCCCCACTTTGAGTCATAATAATTGGAGTCAACAACTCCGTTTTTCGAAactaaattaattgattttcgATTGATGGACTCGTCCGTCCAAAtattttgttcttcattgaattTGAGGCAGAAGAAAATGAAGTCAATGCATACAAAAGATGAAGtttcatcctattcctcgcaGCAAAAATTATTAACACTATATATTAGATATCCTTGATTAATTTTCCGCTTCATCGCACAAGGAGGCCGAGCTCGGTTCGGTCACGACGAGGCAGGCAGTTGCTAGCTTCGAAATCATGCTTTATCGTGGACACATGAGGCTGGTTCCAGACCCTTTAAATGTCAGTCCAGTTCACCCGCTTTTAAACAGACCTTCCGATGATCAGACAAGGCCTTTTTGGGCCGACGCATGTCCCATAGCTCACCATTAAATATGAGGCGGCCCGTACTTTTGGGCCCTCGAACGGCGGCGCCGGGACAGATGAGATGATATTTGATATTTCCCTTCAGCAGGCAAAGTAGCGCGCGAAACACAATGTGATTTGTGATTGCTGGGACGGCGTCGTTGCATGCctccttctccttcgggcAGGCAGGCAGTTCGTTCGAATGGCTCGTCGGAGCTCTTTCGTTCCGAAATTTCGCTTCTTCCTTCCGATTCTCTGCAGCCAAACGTCGCGCTCGAGTGGAAATCGTCACTCATCATCTCCCCAGGTTTGACCTTGAGGTCTCCCTAGGTATCTCACATGGACCAATCACCCTGCGTTTCCTGCATTTCTCTCCTCTGTGTTTTCTTTGTTCTGGAGCTGTTCGATTGAATGTAAGTTCGTCGCCATCGTGTTCAGGAGTTTCTGGTGCTTGTGATTTTGATATTGAACCACGCACGATGGTTATCTGATCATACTTCATTCTATGCTGGTGCTTGTGCGGCGGTCACTATGTCTCGTTTATCCGTTCTTTACGGTGATTGCAGTTTAAAAGTAGTTAAAAAACCACCAAACGACTATGAATTATTACCGTATGTTGTAGCAGTTTCTCATTCCATTCATTTGTCATTTGTCAGCATCCTTGATAGGTGCCATGAGTACGGAAGATTAGGTCAATGATATCAAGTAAATTGACTGGGGAAGGCTAGCAAGCGgagtttatgatttttatgGTCTGAGGACGTACAATTGTACAGATGATAATATGAATCTACTGAGGGATAGGCTACTGCGATCTGCTCTCTTGAGCTGCAtctcttctttttattaatcAGGCGAAGTAGAATGCATATATCTTCTGGCACTGTCAAGAATGGGACGAGATCGATGTCAGAGGGGAGATGACAGGAGCCGTAGTTGCCTGACAAGTTAGATAAAGCTAAAGCCGGATATTCTTCTTTCCCAGCCTGCAGGTACAGTGCCTCCTTTCTGATGCCACTATTTTGTACTGCTGGCAAGCTGTATGGCTCTTGATGGATGGTTTAACCGATTGATGTAGGTTCAAATATGGAAACTTTTATTcttgaatatattttattgcatgGGATACTAAAAGTGCACTTGCTTTGTCTAGACAATCTTCTGAAAACTGAGTCTTGAAACTTCAAGTACAGTTGCTTCTCAAGTTGAAGGGGTTATTTTGCAGGAACATGTAAAGAAATGATGAATCCATTTTATTTTCGTTTACTTCTGTTATAATTGTCTCAGAGGCTTAAGCCCCCTCTAGTCTCCGGTGATAACCGTAGCTGTCTACTTCATCCCGAATGCTAGGTTACTCGAATAATCTTAATTTGTTCCCTATCGATGATCTGAGATTCAAAAAGGTTCTGAAAAGTACTTAAAAAACTCGCATGTTGGctttataaattataggaAAGGGAAAAGATGATtcccttttttcatttttcgcATGTGCAAATAGAGATTATTCTgaagtacatatatatcacgTAAAATGTTTTTGTGTATACTGATCTGTCTGAGGATGCTGCCCACTTTATGAACAGCTTCAGGCTTGGGCTAGAAATTATTCACCATCGATGAGTTATAGTGTTCGAAATCAATGTCCTTGTGCCCCTTTCTGTTTGTATCTTTGCAGTCTCACAAATGAAGGGTACTTTGcattttgttgatttgttctttCAACTTCAGtgcttattttttatataagcaTATACACGAGAACGGGCGATTCGGAAGTCAGACAGAAGCAAACTAGACAAAAAAGACTAAGTTCTATATTATCTTGTTTACACGTGCAGACTGCAGTCCATCAAAGTAATGATATCCTCATCATCACGGCAGATCTACATGATTCTCTTTTCTGCTTTTGAATGAAAACACAGTTCAAAGAGTGACTAAGAACTTGATGTATGCATGACGGAATTACTCTAATCCTACTTGTACTTGATGCAAAGCTATATGCAAGGCTTGTGGAAACCCATATGATACAGGTCAGTTCTTCCCTAATAAAATATTACATGCATGAACTTATATTAACGAATGAAATCATAATTAGCCACTTAAATACGCTACATCTTCTTCATAGTAGGAAAATAATGGATCTCTAACAGGAGGGAACATCTTACCCTCTTCATCGGGCATTCTCCACAGTGAGTCCGCAGAATATTCCCATGTTGGCGAAATCATTTGAGGACAAAAGAAATTGCAGCCTTCTTCACTGTAGCAATCATTAGCAGGTGTTATGGCATTCTCCTCTGATAAAGCAATCTCTTGCCATATATCATCCACAGCGTGCTCTTTGtacttttcttcctctttgcCCTTAATTTCCATGGAAGCTGATGTTTCTGGACCACCTGTGTCATAGAAACTTTCTTCCCCCGTCTCCTTGGAGGGTAAAGAGTCCACTTTTGAATCATTTGATGCTGAAGAACAGCTATTGGAAGATGACGATGCCAACGACACGGTGCGTTTCTTCTCTTGGGCCTTCTTCCTCATGTGAGTTCTCCAATAGTTCTTTATCTCATTGTCAGTTCGCCCTGGCAACTTCCGAGCAATCCTCGACCATCTACACATGACAAGTATATTAGATTGGCCTGAACCCGTGCTGTACTGTTTAGTAAGCTTGTGCCGTCCGGACTGAAATGCTTTTGCTGATGATCCAGAAATGATATTGAGTGGAAAAAGCTAAGATTTCATACCTATTTCCCCATTTCGAGTGAAGTTCAAGCACGAGCTTCTCTTCTTGTGGAGTCATCTTTCCTCGCTTTAGACCTGGGTGCAGGTAGTTAACCCAACGTAACCTGCAACTCTTTCCTGTTCGGTTCAAACCTACAACAAAACCATTAAGTTAAGAGAAGCTCCTTCCAAAAGCTTCCGTCGCCAAGATACGCCTACCTATTATGCTCTCCCGCCACCTTCAAACCTGAAACCTTTGCTATAAAATCCCATCGTCGATCTCCAAATAAGCCAACAAAGCAGACCAGCTGGAAGTCCTCTTGTTCTGTCCATGGACCCTTTCGGATTTCTTCTCGCACCATTTTCATTTGCtcctgctctctctctctctctctctctccccctgcCTCAAGCTTTGTCAGGAAATGGAACTTAATCTACCAATTTACTGGTACATGAGACCCGGCAATCCTCTACTGAATATATGTAAGGAAGCCTGCAGATTGGAGTTTGCGTTTTCACCGTACACGTGTTGGATGTAGAATCAGTCTTATAGCAACTGTGGAAGTGTGATGTCAGCGATCACGTTTTATAACCAAAGTAAGAGATTGATCTGTTAGTGCAACTTTCACAATGGCACTTCTTGTGGAAAAGGattaaattcttatttttattagtaGGCTGCTTAAGATTATTGTCTGTCATCACTTTTCGAGGAGAAGAGGTAGGTTTATAGAAAATTGCTTCTTTATGCTTCTCTACAGTGGACTGCAATATGAATTGGAATTATGATAATAAGAAATGCCATATAGAAAGATAGATTCACATTAGAAATAAAGCTAAGCCATACTGTGCATAGGTGAATGTGCTCATGGATGTCAtatcttcctcctcttccatCCAACATGAAGAAATGATTGTTGTCCCTTGACTTCTGTGAAGGCCACAGAGCAGAAGTTGATAGAATGACAAGGTAGAAACGGACAAAATCTTATAAagcaaactttttttttaatattagaaAAAGCAAAGTTTAAATACAAATATTGTATTCTAAATTCATCGTCTTCCCCAAAAGGCTGATAAGATGGCCGGGGATTATTCTGTGAAGTCTATATTCTTAATACTCGGTAGTAAAGCAATCAGCTTGGCAAATTTGGCTTGTCCTGTTCATGCATTTACTGAGTGACCTTAGGCTACTGATCCCTTAAACTCTTCCATTTGGAATGTAAACGTTGAAAGATATGTTAAAATGTTTATGTATTATTAGTAGGTCTTTCCATTTCGATGGTATATGAAGTATGCTGGTCCAGTTGCCTTTGTTGATTTTGTGCATGTCTCACCCGCACAAATTGTATGGGCAGTGGTAAAATTTGAAAGTATTACTTGCTTATTTTGGTAGGATTACTGTAGGTCGGCCTTCAATTTATGCTTGCAGTGTCAAAACTTCTTGACTTTAACTGTGACTCTGTAAAAACCTGATGCATATTGCATGGGTAGCAACTTTGCTATGGCAAGACCTGTATATGGACTTCATGTCTGGCTCACTCTGTCAAGCTTTGTTCTTGCTTGGAGAATtaagtttgaaaaaaaagCTTTTCCCGTTCCTGGTTCGCTCTACCATGCTGGTTTCATGTTCAGGGTTCATGCCTGGTGCCTGTTTTCCGGAAGTAATTTGGCTTACTTAGGATAGGAAGTATGTCTGGTGGAACAGTAACCAATGCGCACTTTTAACCTTCCAATTCAAATTGTTCTCAACTTTTTCTTTGGCTAAGGTGACAATCTTTGTTCATCAGAGATACCAATCTTTGTTGCATCAAGTTAATTTTTCAGATGGCACAGTGCGCTTGTACGTAGTAGACGGTCCCTGGGAACCTGAGAGAACTGCTCTGCTGCGTGACTGCCTCTGCAATCGGTATACAACAGTTGGAGATTCCCTTTTAGTGAAATGGTAGCTTTTCACCTGGGAGTCTGACTTTGCACTTTGAGAATTTGGAAAGACTGCATTTTTATTGGGCATCAGGACAAGTGTCTATACCTTGCAATTTCTACGGAGGCACTCGTGGTCTTAAGTCCACAAGTCTGTCCAATATTTGTCCATGTCTCCATTCTGCCTTTGATGAAGACGTCTGAATATGTTTGCAGGAAGGCgcttatataattaatacCACTAGAAGCAACTTGATAAAAGACGTGTTCAGTGGGATGTGCCATCATATGCTCTGCTTATATAATTAACAGTACACTAGTGGTTACTTTGTCGATACTGTGTTCAGCAGGATATTACTGAAAATCTTCAGGTACTTCTAGGATTATTTGGACTTCTAATTACTGGTAGGCcaaggttttctttttttgtttcttttttgtcaTTGAAATGAGATTAAAGAGGTTATATTTTTATACCCTTTTTTACTTGATGATTGACTTGGGTGTAGGAAATGTGGGTTTCTATACTTGTCTTGGGGCAAATTTACAGGGTTTAAGAAGAATGGTAGCTCAGTGTTTCGAGGCCAGTTGCAGCGGAGGGAGGACTGAGGCTAGAAAGATTGCCTCATAGAGGAACCGCCATGACGTGGATTCCACCGATTCATGGCCACGCCACTTGTATGTTATCCTCACCTTCCAAGGGAATATTTTATCTTGCATATTTAAAGCCACTTGTACATGCACATACGCACGAATTCTCCTGAGGTGACCTCTCCGCTACATCTCAGATAAAGATTTGTCCATGGAACTATGTGGAATTCTTGCATATGTGTATCCTTTTTTGGTGATTTGCATATGTATGTTCATCCGCGTGCACACGTATATATTTGGACTTCATTTTCATCCCTAGATCGTGGTGAATCtccaagaatatatatatatatggtgctAAAAATGGTCTTGTGATGGGAAcattctttttataattttttttaattctcccAAACACATGAAACAGAATTACTAGATTCACTTGCTTTTATTGTTAGTATGTGATCCTTGTTGCTCCCATGTTGCTGTTGTGCAATGGACTATGATAAAGAAACATTTTGTGTATGTTAATTAGGCTTCTTCCCTACTTTCGATAGCTCTCAAAATGGTTAATTAATTAGGCTTCTTCCCTAATTTTCATACCTAGCAAAATGGTTTAAGTGTTGAGAAATTGCATTTCTACTGTAACAGAAACCTGACCCATTTTTATAGGAGAATGCGGTATGCAATGAATCGATGCTGTTATTAAATTACTGACGTAACTGACCTATAATTATCGTCTCTTATTCTTTAATTGCTGCTTATTAGGACTTACAGCCCCACAAGGAGAGAGGGCTTAACTGGaggaaaaataagaaaggaTTCACATTGAGCTCGGAGGAGCATAGAGACTCAAGTTTCAGGGACCTGGAATTTGATCTTTCTAGGGCATCAACAGATGTTGACAGAGACTCTTGAGCCCAGGTAAAAAGAATTTGCCTTTTGTTCTCATGGAGATGGTGACTTATTACCCTTTGCTTTATTCACCCGATTGTCCTCCACACGTCTTTAGATGCTACGCCGCACTGTTATCATCACTGCCCAAAATTAGCTTCTAGACACGCCACGCCGATAATGGGGATATTCCCCTATGACAAGTCCATACTCGATTCCTCTGATGATAGTGTTCATATTATGGTATGTCCCTTTAGTCTGCAAAAATTGACTAAAATAGTGCATGAGAATGGCACACATATGCTTAGATAAAGCACTGCTAATGCCACTAATCAGCAGAATGAATAAGAACAAATGATTACTGAATGGAAACACCGACTCATTGACTAATAAAAGATGTAAATTGTTATGAAGTtctactctctttttttcttttttcttttttgggtgcattgtacttttaattttttggaccaAATCCAGCAGTGCTCTTATTGATACTCAATATAAGCTTCAAAAAGCCTCAGTACATCGGGAAACATTTGATCTAAAGAAAAAACATGCATGACTAAAGAGTCACACAGACCTCAATACAACACATCAGCAATTAATGTTCAGCAAACATCCTCACCCCAAGCTGCCAAACATCTTCTTTGATGGCCCTGCGTGACTTTCCTCTGCATATTTGGGATCCCCAACAGTCTGTTTTTGACAGCATTCTCAATCAATCCCCAGACCCTATCAACAGAGGATTATGTactattattatgattttaataTCAAGGATGTACAATAGAAAATATCTTTAGGAATCGGGTCGGGTCGGGTATCTTAAAAAGTTGGGgtagaaatttttatttgtcttTTGGTGATCTTGCAAGGACCACATAGCTGTTGTCCtcactatattatatattataaccCATAAAAAGTAAAGGAGAATATTGGAAATGCGGACGAACTGTTCCAGAGGCTGAGCCTTTCTCAGTCTACATGAGGAAATAAAATCGAACTTCTCTTTAAAGTTTTGTTCAATTGAGATGGAAAAATgccctaaaaaataaaagaagggaATCCAATATTAAAGGTTTAATCATATTGAAACTAAGCCAACCGTATAAAATTGTGTCGATGCAAATGTATGTGTTTATGGGTAAATTTCTTCGTCGTTTCCTTCTTTTTGGTGGgtttgctttctttttcttttgtattaAAATTACGAGGAGGGGGAACAAAAGgcatctttaaaaaaaaatccttttaaataaaacaaataaaaagtataatgaataaaaaacaaataaaagtgAGAAGCACGGTGACTTATGCAAAAGGGCAAAGATGGGAGCAGACAGGCGAATCTACAAAGGTGGCGTAAGCTTATGCATGCCTCCGCACTTGACACTTATTGGTGCGGCGGAGTGGTGGGAGACGCCCTCACCACAAAATTCCCGAGAAAAATACTTACATCAGTGATATAtagatttaaaatttatatcacacacttaaaaatgataaaaaaaaaagggttaatTGCACCAGTTGTCCAAAAGGTTTCATAAATATTTCGAGTTGatccaaaatgtttttttggtaatttattggtacaaaaagtttcaaaatcgtttcaatatagtacattccgtcaattgcccCTAACGCccttaacattttgctgacgtgacgcgtcctatgtgtcacttttgttacatGGAATCAATCACAGTACGCcgcgtcatttaagagaaataaaatttgaaaaagtccaataaatatacaaataataataataaatagtaaaaatttagaaaaaaatataaaaaatatatttttaaaatatttttaaattttaaaaccttttaaaaataatttttaatttttaatttaaaatttaaaataatttttaaaataatttttatttttaaaaattttaaattttatttttattttattttattttttgctaaatttgtactatttttgtatttttgtattatttttatttgacttgttcaaattttattttttcttaaatgaaATAGCGCACTGTGATTgattccacgtaacaaaagtgacacataggacgtaCTACGTTAGTAAAATGTGACACATAGGAGGCTTCACGTCAACAAAATGTTA of the Punica granatum isolate Tunisia-2019 chromosome 6, ASM765513v2, whole genome shotgun sequence genome contains:
- the LOC116210370 gene encoding aquaporin TIP1-1-like encodes the protein MPIMRIAIGNPAEVGQADALKAALAEFISVLIFVFAGEGSGMAFNKLTDNGSTTPAGLVQASLAHGFALFVAVAIAANISGGHVNPAVTFGAFVGGHITLARSFMYWIAQLLGSVVACLLLKFSTGGLETSAFSLSSGVSAWNALVFEIVMTFGLVYTVYATALDPKKGNIGIIAPMAIGFTVGANILAGGAFDGASMNPAVSFGPAVVSWSWDNHWVYWLGPFVGAGIAATVYELFFINQTHEQVPSSEF
- the LOC116211528 gene encoding transcription factor MYB59-like, whose product is MKMVREEIRKGPWTEQEDFQLVCFVGLFGDRRWDFIAKVSGLNRTGKSCRLRWVNYLHPGLKRGKMTPQEEKLVLELHSKWGNRWSRIARKLPGRTDNEIKNYWRTHMRKKAQEKKRTVSLASSSSNSCSSASNDSKVDSLPSKETGEESFYDTGGPETSASMEIKGKEEEKYKEHAVDDIWQEIALSEENAITPANDCYSEEGCNFFCPQMISPTWEYSADSLWRMPDEEGKMFPPVRDPLFSYYEEDVAYLSG